TATTGTTGTCCTCTTGAAATTTCTTGATAGTTCTCAACAGACAATATCTTGGAACCGTCTTCTAACAAAGCAATCGGCTCTATAACAGAAATCTTTTTATTGTCCGCTACCTTTTCTGAAGCTGGTTGTTTCAAAACTTGTTCAACCGTAATCGATGTCTTTGTGTAAAAATCTTCGATAGCTTTTGGTAAACCTTCTTCTTCATCACTACTTGGTACATATTTCACGATGTGTTCACGATCCATAAAGTCTTCATTTGTGCTTGCTATAACCACTAATTCTGCATCAGCAAACAATTCAGCCTCTGTTTCATATTCAACAAAGTTACCATGTGTGACAACACGCTCAACTTCACTATTTTCATTCGTACTACTTTGACTCACATTAACTTCGCTTGAGCTAATTTTCTTAGAATTAATCTCATTAGACCCGGTATCAACGTTATCTCCATTACACCCAACTAACAGTAAAGAAGCTGTCATTGCCGAAAGAAGAAAATATGTGCTTTTCATTTAAACTCCTCCTTTTACCACTTTTTATTAATTTCTCCAGAATCATAACTTGTTAGAGTAGAAGGAATGTTATACCACCCTTGAACCATAACAGAGTTATATGGAGGCGTCACATGGGCCATTTTCAACGTATGACCAACTTCATGGGCAGCATTATAATTTACCCGTGAAGAAGTAAATGTTGATTGTGCTCTCATTTGGTTATCGTAAATAAATACTGTTGTATAATCCCAGTACCCACCCACTGCTGCTTGCGTACCCGTGCTAGTATAAGGAATGATTTGTCCTAACAGACCACTAACAGATGTATTTCCTACATAATAAATATCGGGACGCGCCGACGTTGAAGTCGTTTTTTTAATGTTAACTTTTGAATTTGCATTCCAATAAGAACGGGCAACATCGTAGTTCCCAACGTATCCATATGTACTAACGCTTGAATGATAGTAAGCATATGGTGCGGCATTATTTTTCCTGCCTCCTGCAAAATAGTCAGCTTGTGCTACAGATTCAAAACATACGGTAGTGAAGAATACGGCTGTAAACAATGCCATCCAAACTTTAAAACGTTTTTTCTTTGTATTAAACATAAATATTCCCTCCTTTTTGTTTTTCAATGCCTTGTGTAGACGTCAAGTAGATTTTGACACTTTTTGCTCGTTTGCCTTTTACACTTCTGCCGAAAACAATGATTTCCGGTTCCTCATCCGATGACTGTCGTCATCACTATGTATGATTTCGACGCGATGGAGTAAGCGGTCCAGTATCGCAGTCGTGATGCCCTGATCCCCAATCAATTCGCCCCATTGATCGGGGCTTTTGTTCGAGGTCAGGATGATCGAGCTGCGCTCATAAAGGTGGTTGACGAGATGGAAGAAGAGATTGGCTTCTCGTTGGTCCATGGCCATATACATCAGGTCATCGATGATGACCAGGTCCGAATCTCGCAACCTTTTTAACTGGATCTTCGACTTGCTTGAGAACTCTTCACTTTTTAATAGTTGGACGAGTTCGCCCATCGTGACGAAGTATACCTTGAACCCGTGGTTGACCGCCTCGATTCCCAGCCCCACAGCCAAAAACGTCTTTCCGACGCCCGGAGGGCCCAAGAGGATCAGGTTGTACTGTTGTTCGAGCCAGTTGAGCTGTTTCAACTGCTTCAGCTGTCGGGCGGTTAGTGCGGTCTGTTCCTCTAAATTGAACTCCGAGAGGGATTTAATGAACGGGAATCGGGCCCACTTCATTCGTCTCTCCAAACTTTTAGCGTCTCGTTTGGCACGTTCATGGTTCGTGATGGCACTTAGAAATTCGATATACGTCCAGGAGGCCATTTCGGCCTCTCTCAAAATCTGTGGGAGGGCGTCAGCCGTCTCGGCGAGACGAAGCTGCCGAAAGTCCTGTTGTAACTCGGAAACGCTTTGACTCATTTTGCCGTCACCCCTTTCAGGATGTCGGTGTAGGCTTGGATCGGTCTCGTTGCGACCTGTATCCCGGATTTCTTCGGACGTTCGGTATCGGGTTTTGTATCACACCCATCGTCCGCGAGGATCGCGAGATAGTGGACCACGTCTCGGAAATCGTTGGCGCTGAACAGACTCTCTTGCGAACACTTTTCCAGTGCCATCGTTAAGTGATTGGGATACATGGTCGCGACGTCCCTGATGATGTTGAACTGGTCACGTCGGTATCTCGGGTAACGCTTTGAGAGCTCACCCAGATAATCGGACGCCGACTCTCTGTCCTCGAAATAGGTGAGGACCTGTTGCTTCAGTTCTTCGATTCCTTTGGAACGATCCCGAAGGTGGTCACGGCTTTGAATCAGTTTTCCGCTCTCTTTGCTGACCCGGTGGTCTGCGATCACTTCTCCCTCGGGAGATTCGCGAATCAATAACCGTTCCTGTTCGGTCACCTCGAGGAACACCATCTTCTTCTTGACCGATGAGTAGGTCCCGATTGGGACGGTGTAACGGTTTGAGCGATAACGGATTGTGTTGTCCTTGCTGACGTTCCTTGCTATACTTTCGGTACGGATACTTTCGAAAGAGAGTAGCGATAAGACCGGTTGTAAGTGTTGTTTTTCGAC
The sequence above is drawn from the Exiguobacterium aurantiacum genome and encodes:
- the istB gene encoding IS21-like element helper ATPase IstB produces the protein MSQSVSELQQDFRQLRLAETADALPQILREAEMASWTYIEFLSAITNHERAKRDAKSLERRMKWARFPFIKSLSEFNLEEQTALTARQLKQLKQLNWLEQQYNLILLGPPGVGKTFLAVGLGIEAVNHGFKVYFVTMGELVQLLKSEEFSSKSKIQLKRLRDSDLVIIDDLMYMAMDQREANLFFHLVNHLYERSSIILTSNKSPDQWGELIGDQGITTAILDRLLHRVEIIHSDDDSHRMRNRKSLFSAEV